One window of Alkaliphilus metalliredigens QYMF genomic DNA carries:
- the pcrA gene encoding DNA helicase PcrA produces the protein MNLTHLNDEQRKAVEHTKGPLLLLAGAGSGKTRVLTHRIAYLVEELGVSPYHILSITFTNKAAREMKERIHQLLGDGFRDLWVSTFHSSCVRILRSEIDKLGYSKNFVIYDTTDQQIVIKECLKKLNLDDKMYQPRAVLAEIGKAKDQLMGPKEFQQEVQGRDFRKEKIATIYEMYQNKLRSNNALDFDDLIMKTVQLFLTHPPVLAFYQEKFKYILVDEFQDTNMAQYTLVSLLAKKHHNLCVVGDDDQSIYGWRGADIRNILGFEKDFPNTRVIKLEQNYRSTKNILSAANAVVAKNSERKDKKLWTDNIPGEVIQYYKASNEYDEAGYITNAIDEMKETETRSYNDFAILYRTNAQSRTLEELLMKKAIPYRLLGGTRFYDRKEIRDILAYLKIIENPVDDVNVKRIINVPKRGIGLRSIEKLEIHADERESSFFNALLDVELMPDLSTRVKVQSSKFTQMITSLRDIKDEVPVTTIVKEIYKQSEYIDELHKEDTVEAKGRIENLEEFLSLTKDFDENAEIKTLEEFLARTSLETSLDLMDEDEAAVVLMTLHSAKGLEFPVVFIPGMEEGIFPSSMSLQENNEEEERRLCYVGITRAMEKLYLSHAMMRTLYGRTNANAVSRFIREIPEELITMEKPYNRQQEVRKMQTSPLFNGGGMYQKPVKQENITGEIKTGMKIKHPKFGVGTVVAASGEMLTIAFPNAGIKKISTAFTQLEVIK, from the coding sequence ATGAATTTAACTCACTTAAATGATGAACAGCGAAAGGCAGTAGAGCATACAAAGGGGCCACTACTTCTATTGGCAGGGGCAGGATCGGGGAAAACCAGAGTACTCACCCATCGAATTGCCTACCTAGTAGAAGAACTAGGTGTTTCCCCATATCATATTTTGTCTATCACCTTTACCAATAAAGCAGCCCGTGAAATGAAGGAGCGTATTCATCAGCTCCTGGGAGATGGTTTTCGGGACTTATGGGTCAGTACATTCCATTCCTCCTGTGTACGGATTTTAAGAAGTGAAATTGACAAGCTTGGGTATAGTAAAAACTTTGTTATTTATGACACCACAGATCAACAGATTGTCATCAAAGAGTGTTTGAAAAAATTGAATTTAGACGATAAGATGTATCAACCCAGAGCTGTATTGGCGGAAATTGGAAAGGCCAAAGATCAACTAATGGGACCCAAGGAATTTCAACAAGAGGTTCAGGGGAGGGACTTTAGAAAAGAAAAAATAGCAACCATTTATGAAATGTATCAAAACAAGTTGAGAAGTAATAACGCCCTAGACTTTGACGACTTGATTATGAAGACAGTTCAATTGTTTTTAACACATCCACCGGTTTTAGCTTTCTACCAAGAAAAGTTTAAATACATATTGGTTGATGAGTTTCAGGATACAAATATGGCTCAATATACATTGGTCAGCCTATTGGCTAAGAAACATCATAATCTTTGTGTTGTAGGAGATGATGATCAGTCAATCTATGGATGGCGTGGTGCTGATATTCGCAATATATTAGGATTTGAAAAGGATTTTCCTAATACCAGGGTTATTAAATTAGAACAAAATTATCGATCCACTAAAAATATTTTATCTGCAGCCAATGCGGTGGTGGCTAAAAATTCAGAACGTAAGGACAAAAAACTTTGGACAGATAATATTCCAGGAGAGGTCATTCAGTATTATAAGGCCAGCAATGAATATGATGAGGCAGGGTATATTACCAATGCAATTGATGAAATGAAGGAAACGGAGACGCGTTCCTACAACGATTTCGCCATTTTATATCGAACAAATGCCCAATCCAGGACATTAGAGGAATTGTTAATGAAAAAGGCAATCCCCTATCGATTACTGGGAGGAACACGATTTTATGATCGAAAGGAAATTAGAGATATTTTAGCTTACTTGAAAATCATTGAAAATCCTGTGGATGATGTCAATGTCAAACGAATTATCAATGTACCCAAGCGGGGGATTGGGTTAAGGAGTATTGAAAAGCTAGAAATACATGCGGACGAAAGAGAGTCAAGCTTCTTTAATGCCCTATTGGATGTAGAACTGATGCCGGATCTCTCTACCCGGGTGAAGGTACAATCAAGTAAATTTACTCAAATGATTACGAGCCTACGAGACATAAAGGATGAAGTGCCTGTAACAACCATTGTTAAGGAAATATATAAGCAATCAGAATATATTGATGAACTGCATAAGGAAGACACAGTGGAAGCTAAGGGACGGATTGAAAACTTAGAGGAATTTCTCTCCTTAACCAAGGATTTTGATGAAAATGCAGAAATAAAAACATTGGAGGAATTTCTAGCTAGGACCTCTCTAGAAACCTCCTTAGATCTAATGGATGAGGACGAAGCAGCTGTTGTGCTCATGACACTTCATAGTGCCAAAGGACTTGAATTTCCAGTGGTCTTTATACCTGGAATGGAGGAAGGGATCTTTCCGTCATCCATGTCCCTACAAGAGAATAATGAGGAAGAGGAGCGCCGGCTCTGTTATGTGGGAATTACCAGAGCAATGGAAAAGCTTTATTTAAGTCATGCAATGATGAGGACATTATACGGTAGAACCAATGCCAATGCAGTTTCTAGATTTATTCGAGAAATTCCAGAGGAACTCATCACCATGGAAAAACCCTATAATCGGCAGCAAGAAGTTCGAAAAATGCAAACTTCACCCCTATTTAATGGAGGCGGAATGTATCAAAAACCCGTTAAACAGGAAAATATAACAGGGGAGATTAAAACAGGAATGAAAATCAAACATCCAAAGTTTGGTGTGGGAACAGTGGTTGCCGCATCAGGAGAAATGTTGACAATTGCTTTTCCAAATGCAGGGATCAAGAAAATTTCTACTGCCTTTACACAATTAGAAGTGATTAAATAA
- the ligA gene encoding NAD-dependent DNA ligase LigA — translation MDQMKEMEQLVKQLNEYSYKYYVLDQPIVSDKEYDSLYDQLIELEEKTGHVLLDSPTQRVGGEPLKKFQSHQHVALLWSLDKAKTAEELVAWEQRIKKKLESNHEIEYIVEYKFDGLTLNLTYENGELVQAATRGNGVVGESIIEQVKTIQAIPLGVDFNNKMEIQGEGLMAISTLAQYNKTAKEPLKNPRNAAAGALRNLDPKVTAKRKLGAFCYSIGYYEGMEFETHIQMIDFLKKNRFPVSNYIKSCKGIDQVIEQIREVEAGMKELDYLTDGIVIKVNDLRTREILGYTQKFPRWAIAYKFEAQEVTTKLEAVLWQVGRTGKLTPAAQLEPVEIAGVTVSRATLNNWEDIQRKKVKVGCQVWLRRSGDVIPEIMGAIEETCEEAVEIEKPQHCPACDSEIVHRGVHIFCPNSLSCKPQLVSRIVHYASRDAMDIEGFSEKTAEQLFEALGLKNIAALYELKYEDLIQLERFGDKKAKNLLDAIEESKTCKLDAFIYALGIPNVGRKTAADLANYFGDLEKIQRANYDELVVLPDIGGIVAQSIVGFFEDEKIIKSIELLLAEGIKPQHKMKNRQESIFSGKTVVVTGTLENYGRKEIQTLLEEQGAKVSGSISKNTDFVIAGDNAGSKLKKAQEILESGVETNLQILDEAAFEALL, via the coding sequence ATGGATCAAATGAAGGAAATGGAGCAATTAGTAAAGCAGTTAAATGAGTATAGCTACAAGTATTATGTATTAGATCAACCAATTGTCAGTGATAAGGAATATGATAGTCTTTATGATCAACTGATAGAATTAGAAGAGAAAACAGGACATGTTTTATTAGACTCACCGACACAGCGGGTGGGTGGGGAACCCTTGAAAAAATTTCAATCTCACCAGCACGTCGCCCTACTGTGGAGCTTAGATAAAGCCAAGACTGCTGAAGAATTGGTTGCTTGGGAACAACGAATTAAGAAAAAATTAGAATCAAACCATGAAATTGAATATATTGTAGAGTACAAATTTGATGGGTTAACCCTAAATTTAACCTATGAAAATGGAGAACTGGTTCAAGCAGCTACCAGAGGTAATGGCGTCGTAGGAGAATCTATTATTGAACAGGTGAAAACAATCCAAGCGATTCCCTTAGGAGTTGATTTTAACAATAAGATGGAAATTCAAGGGGAAGGCTTAATGGCAATATCTACACTGGCCCAATACAATAAAACTGCTAAAGAGCCTTTGAAGAACCCTCGAAATGCTGCGGCCGGAGCTCTGAGAAACCTAGATCCCAAGGTTACAGCTAAGCGGAAACTGGGTGCTTTTTGCTATAGCATAGGGTACTATGAAGGAATGGAATTTGAAACCCATATACAAATGATTGATTTTTTGAAAAAAAACCGATTTCCTGTCAGTAACTATATAAAATCATGTAAAGGAATTGATCAAGTAATTGAGCAAATCCGTGAAGTTGAAGCAGGAATGAAAGAATTAGATTATTTAACCGATGGGATTGTAATCAAGGTAAATGATTTAAGGACAAGAGAAATTTTAGGATATACCCAAAAGTTTCCTAGATGGGCCATTGCATATAAATTTGAGGCCCAAGAGGTCACAACAAAGTTAGAAGCCGTACTATGGCAGGTAGGGAGAACTGGAAAGCTCACACCGGCCGCCCAATTAGAGCCTGTAGAAATTGCTGGTGTAACCGTCAGTAGGGCGACCCTAAATAACTGGGAGGATATTCAACGAAAAAAGGTTAAGGTGGGTTGTCAAGTATGGTTAAGGCGATCCGGAGATGTGATACCTGAAATCATGGGTGCAATAGAAGAAACCTGTGAGGAAGCAGTGGAGATTGAAAAACCTCAGCATTGCCCTGCCTGTGATAGTGAAATTGTCCATAGGGGAGTTCATATCTTTTGTCCTAACTCCCTATCCTGTAAGCCTCAGCTTGTTTCGAGAATCGTTCATTATGCAAGTCGAGATGCCATGGACATAGAGGGATTTAGTGAAAAAACCGCGGAACAGCTGTTTGAAGCTTTGGGATTAAAGAACATTGCTGCGTTATATGAGCTAAAATATGAAGATTTAATTCAACTGGAACGATTTGGAGACAAAAAGGCAAAAAATTTATTGGATGCCATAGAAGAAAGTAAAACCTGTAAGCTAGACGCTTTTATTTATGCATTAGGCATTCCTAATGTAGGCAGAAAAACAGCTGCTGACCTAGCCAATTATTTTGGTGACTTAGAGAAGATACAGAGAGCAAACTATGATGAATTAGTGGTTCTGCCTGATATTGGAGGGATTGTAGCCCAAAGTATTGTGGGTTTTTTTGAGGATGAGAAAATCATAAAAAGTATAGAGCTGCTACTGGCAGAAGGGATCAAACCGCAGCACAAGATGAAAAACAGACAGGAAAGTATTTTTTCTGGAAAGACAGTTGTGGTAACAGGAACCTTAGAGAATTATGGACGGAAGGAAATTCAAACACTTTTAGAAGAACAAGGTGCGAAGGTTTCGGGAAGTATTAGTAAAAATACGGACTTTGTTATTGCAGGGGATAATGCTGGATCAAAACTAAAAAAAGCCCAAGAAATCTTGGAATCTGGCGTGGAGACAAATTTACAAATTTTAGACGAAGC
- a CDS encoding methyl-accepting chemotaxis protein, translating into MANTKNKGRRYSIKLRLIVLPLIVIFIAILGIGVRSSLLIKDSLLDQMRSDGLELSHLAAAQLETATVSLETVNTMIENNISAVARNVISNQDNMSNNTLTQLAESLDVHEINIFSQTGEIIYSNLNENIGWIADESHALHLMLREGKVELMEEIRESTVSNDYYKYGYTVSPTGDVIQVGILANVIHDLSESFSYQSTVENLAKEENIVFALFADKSLRAMAHSDRERIGLDLSDDEGIQIAAGNGEVYTSEYTYLGIEVYEVLVPVWINGEHVGAINLGISMDNVYAAVSKNTVQVGILGLISFLVIGSILFVMSNYVIKIVNVVKEQLNVIASGDLTTEFSQKHLNLKDEFGEMIGSIIDMQTSIKAMIENIATTSQQVAASSQELTATSQQSATAADEVAKTIEEMAKGANDQARNTEQGVEHINGLGQLIEEDQQHITELNKSNSEVTKLKDEGLEVLKDLVEKTNLSNKSSEEIHETIVETNKSAEKIETASDMIKSIAEQTNLLALNAAIEAARAGDAGKGFAVVAEEIRKLAEQSSKFTEDIGIVIQELTSRTGKAVVIMQEVEKLGESQTKSVELTSDKFKGINDAVERMGGITLEITRSGKGMESKKNEIIEIIESLSAIAQENAAGTEEASASVEEQTASMIEIANASESLARLSEEMQESTAKFKY; encoded by the coding sequence ATGGCTAACACAAAGAATAAGGGCAGAAGGTACTCAATCAAGTTAAGATTAATCGTTTTACCATTAATCGTTATATTTATTGCTATTTTAGGTATTGGGGTTAGATCTTCTCTTCTAATAAAAGACAGCTTACTGGATCAAATGCGAAGTGATGGCTTAGAACTTTCACATCTAGCTGCTGCACAATTAGAGACAGCCACTGTTTCTTTGGAAACAGTTAATACAATGATAGAAAACAATATAAGCGCAGTTGCTAGAAATGTAATCTCCAATCAAGATAATATGAGCAACAATACATTAACCCAACTGGCAGAGAGTTTAGATGTTCATGAAATTAATATCTTTAGTCAAACTGGTGAAATTATTTATTCTAACCTTAATGAAAACATAGGTTGGATTGCAGATGAATCACATGCTTTGCATCTTATGCTGAGGGAAGGAAAAGTTGAATTAATGGAAGAGATAAGAGAAAGCACTGTCTCTAATGACTACTATAAATATGGATACACAGTAAGTCCTACAGGGGATGTAATACAGGTAGGAATTCTCGCAAATGTGATTCATGACTTATCGGAAAGTTTTAGTTATCAAAGCACTGTTGAAAATTTAGCTAAAGAGGAAAATATTGTTTTCGCTCTTTTTGCAGATAAAAGCTTAAGGGCTATGGCTCACAGTGATCGGGAGAGAATTGGACTTGATCTTAGTGATGATGAAGGAATTCAAATAGCAGCTGGAAATGGAGAGGTTTATACATCGGAATATACTTATTTAGGAATAGAAGTATATGAAGTATTGGTTCCTGTTTGGATAAATGGGGAACACGTAGGGGCGATCAATCTTGGGATATCTATGGACAATGTATATGCTGCAGTATCGAAGAATACTGTACAAGTAGGCATTTTGGGATTGATCTCCTTTTTGGTAATTGGCAGTATCTTATTTGTAATGTCAAACTATGTAATCAAAATAGTCAATGTCGTAAAAGAACAGTTGAATGTAATTGCTTCAGGAGATTTAACAACTGAGTTTTCGCAAAAACATCTTAATCTAAAAGATGAATTTGGAGAAATGATCGGTTCTATCATTGACATGCAGACATCTATCAAGGCAATGATAGAAAATATAGCCACCACCTCTCAGCAGGTAGCAGCGTCTTCACAAGAGCTCACAGCCACTAGCCAACAGTCAGCTACAGCAGCAGATGAAGTCGCTAAAACCATTGAAGAAATGGCTAAGGGTGCCAATGATCAAGCCAGGAATACAGAACAGGGAGTAGAACATATTAACGGATTGGGTCAGTTAATAGAAGAAGACCAGCAACATATTACAGAGTTGAATAAGTCTAATAGTGAAGTAACTAAGTTAAAGGATGAAGGATTAGAAGTATTAAAGGATTTAGTAGAAAAGACAAACCTTAGCAATAAATCATCGGAAGAAATACATGAAACGATTGTAGAAACTAATAAAAGTGCTGAAAAAATAGAAACTGCAAGTGATATGATTAAAAGTATAGCTGAACAAACGAATCTACTGGCGTTAAATGCCGCTATTGAAGCAGCTAGGGCAGGGGATGCAGGTAAGGGATTTGCAGTGGTGGCAGAGGAAATACGAAAGCTAGCAGAACAATCTTCTAAATTTACAGAGGACATAGGTATCGTGATACAAGAGTTAACGAGTCGAACAGGAAAAGCAGTAGTGATCATGCAAGAAGTTGAAAAACTAGGGGAATCACAAACAAAGAGTGTAGAATTAACCAGTGATAAATTCAAAGGTATAAATGATGCAGTAGAGCGAATGGGTGGCATTACACTAGAAATAACCCGTTCTGGTAAAGGCATGGAATCTAAGAAGAACGAAATTATAGAAATTATAGAAAGTCTATCTGCTATCGCACAAGAAAATGCAGCAGGAACGGAAGAAGCCTCAGCATCGGTGGAAGAACAAACTGCATCTATGATTGAAATAGCTAATGCCAGTGAATCATTAGCACGATTGTCGGAGGAAATGCAAGAGAGCACTGCCAAGTTTAAGTATTAA